The window GCTAATAATAGGAGGGGATATTCTTGAGAAAAAGATGGTTGCCTGTTGTATTAATTATCATGCTCGTTGTGATAGGGACTATTGCCGTTGGCTGCGGCAGCTCCAAAAAGAGTAAAACTGAAAACGCAGCTAAAAGCAGCACACCAGCTGTGGAACCGAAGGCTGACCACTCAACAGTTGCTAATGAAGCAGCGGAAGCAGATATACCCTGGATAAATTTAAAGGGTATTGTGGATCTGGTTAATCTAGTGCAAGAAATGACCTGGACAATTGATGAGGATACTTTTGTCTATGCCCATCTGGGCACCGAATCAGTAAAAGGCGTCCAAACAGATGTAATTCAAATTGAGGTTACAGGGGAGTATGATGACGAGGATGAAAGGGTTGTTTTTTGGGTTGACAGCAGCGGCAGGATCATGCGGGCATTAATGAATGATGTAGATACTCCAACTGAGATGCTGGAACATATGAGTGTTTACCTGCTGGCTCCTCTTCTTCCCTTTCAACTGTCAAGTGAGCAAAACCTTCAACTCGCATTATCCGGCAAGAACGTACCAGGTTGGACAGTAACCGACCGCGGTAAGAAAAGAGAAACCATTGGCGGTAAATCCGTGGATGTCTCCACTATAGAAATACAAGCCAAGGATATGTTTTCTACAGGTGCAGGTGAATACACCATTCAATTCCGTTTCGGAGATTTTGGTAACATGAGACTGCTGTTAGGATGGAATGTACTGGACGGAGGTCAAGAAGGGGAGGATTGGGGCAGGTTTAGTATAGAAACCATAACCTTCCGATAGGGCCAGAAATAACACTGAAAAAATCCCCTTTAAGCTTTAAAGGGGATTTGCATCTTTTCTTGTTTTATCAAGATTAGCTTTTAATTTTCAATCTGCTTGGCTGCATGCCAGCCGGCAAGGCCGCCCAGGATGACTGCAGGTTTTTTGCCTGCCATTTTTAGAATGCTAGCAGCAATGGTGGAGCGGACACCACTTGCACACAAAATATAAATTGTCCTGTTATCAGGAAGTTCCTGGGCCCGCACCTTTAAATCATGTAAGGGTATGTGGATGCTGTTGCCCAGGCTCCTTGCCCTTGCCAGCTCCTCGTTTTTCCTAACGTCAAGAATTGCAATGTCACGAGAAGCAGATAAATATTGTTTTAGTTCTGCCGGGGAAACAGTCTCAATGGAGTTTATCTCCCCGCCCCTTGTCTCCCACTCAATTATTCCAGAACCTAGAAAACCTCCAACATTATCAAAACCAGTTCTCCTGCAGGTCATATATAAAAAGGCTAGCGATGCTTCACTAAAATCATTGGTTAAAAAATATATGGGTGTTTCCACGTCCACAAACCAGCCAAGATAAGAAGCCAGGCTGCCCTTGGGAATATAAAGTGAGTTTGGAATATGACTTGTGCAGAATGCACCTTCATCCCTGACATCAACTATCTGGCCTTCTGAAAGGCTTTTAGGAAGGGAGCTAACCCTGATTGCCGGAAGCTTGACAATATCCCCAAGGAAAGGTGCGCCTTTTACATTGCAAACCTCCATTTTTTCAAAATAGGGAGGCTTTGGCAGTACCTGCCCCACATTATTAATAAAATCCTCTTTTGTTGCATACTGCAGCCTGGGATTATACAGTCTTTCATACCCTACTGTTGTCCAGGGGCGGTCCTGAATGGCAGTGCCGCATGCAGAGCCGGCTCCATGTGCCGGGCAGAGGAGAACATGGTCACCTAAAGGAAAAATCTTCTCCATAATGCTGTCATAGAGAAGGCCTGTCATCTTTGGGAGATTTTCCCTTCCATAAAAGTCTGTCCTGCCAACATCTCCTGCAAAAAGACAGTCACCTGTGAATACCATATAAGGCTGATCCTTGATATAAACTGCATAGGACATATGGCCAAGGGTATGGCCGGGAGTATGCAGGGCTTGAATGGTTAGGCTGCCTAATCTAATGGTATCATAATCTTGGATAAAAGTACCATAGTTAAACCCTAAATCCTCATAACCTGAAATATATACAATGGCACCGGTAAGCTCGGCTAGTTCTCTAGAACCAATAATATAATCCTCATTGCGATGGGTTTCCAAGATGGCAGTAATATTCATCCTGGCCTTACGCGCTTCTTCCAAATATATTCCCACATCCCGTCTTGGATCTATTACTACTATTTCTGAACCATCTCCAATCATGTACGACCAGTGGGCTAAACCTGGAGTTTCTATGCGTTTAAAAAACATTGCCTTCAGTCCTTTCTGGATTTAATATTCAGTAATACCCTTATATTATCTCCATAATATCAGTCACAATAAATAGATGGTATATCCCGGTTCTATTCTTCATATAAATTTCATATTTTCTGACAATATAGTTCTCTAAAGCGTTTCTTTGCCCTGGAAAGTATTACCCTGACAGAGGCTGGGGATTTTTCTAAAACAGCTCCAATTTCCTCAAAGCTGCATTCCTCTATCTCTCTTAGGATAATTACAGTACGGTAGGATTCTGGCAATAATTGTAAGACTTGAATTATCTCTCTGGACAGCTCCTTGTTATCCCAGACATGTTCAGGCTTATTTTCCCTGGATGGACACACTGAATTTTGGACTGTGTCCAGATGCAGGTGTTTTTTATCCTGCCTCAAATGCTTAAGATAAACCCTGCGGGCTATTGCCATAAGCCATGTTAAAGGGGCACTTTGTTCTTTAAATGTCCCACAGGAGAGAAAAGCCTGAAAAAAGGTCTCCTGGGTCAAATCCTCTGCCAGGCTGGTATTAGCCGTAACATATAAAAAATATCTATATATTGTTTTATGATGAGTTCGATAAATATCAATAAAAGAAAGCATTGAATATACCTCAAAAACTTATTTAAAAACCTTTATTAATATTTATACATAACATTAAATTTTCCTGTAAAATTCATTGGAAAAAATTTGGGGTAAATGCAAAAATTTAGTACGCTTTGCATAGAATAATTCTACTGCCTATAACTGCCTATAAATAAAGAAAACCCTCATTTAAGAGAGTTAGCTTCAATAAAAGTGAAGTAGGTTCATCCATGATAATAAGTTCTGTATGGTGGGATAATGCTAAAGCCAGAGAATATTTCATCTTCATGCCCTTGGATATCATAAAGGGGAACCTGTTAATTCAAAATAGGCTCCCACACTCTCTGCATCAACATTATAGGCGATAGGCTTGGATCTTTGCAAAATAGCGATTGGACTGTATATGTGCTTCCTACTTGTCTTGATAGTGAGTTTTGCATTGAGCTATTTCAATATTTCCTTCATGTATTCGATATACAAGTCGGTTTTTCTCATCGATTCTTCTACTCCAAAACCCTGACAAATTCTCCCCTAATGGTTCTGGCTTGCCTATGCC of the Desulfitibacter alkalitolerans DSM 16504 genome contains:
- a CDS encoding MBL fold metallo-hydrolase, with translation MFFKRIETPGLAHWSYMIGDGSEIVVIDPRRDVGIYLEEARKARMNITAILETHRNEDYIIGSRELAELTGAIVYISGYEDLGFNYGTFIQDYDTIRLGSLTIQALHTPGHTLGHMSYAVYIKDQPYMVFTGDCLFAGDVGRTDFYGRENLPKMTGLLYDSIMEKIFPLGDHVLLCPAHGAGSACGTAIQDRPWTTVGYERLYNPRLQYATKEDFINNVGQVLPKPPYFEKMEVCNVKGAPFLGDIVKLPAIRVSSLPKSLSEGQIVDVRDEGAFCTSHIPNSLYIPKGSLASYLGWFVDVETPIYFLTNDFSEASLAFLYMTCRRTGFDNVGGFLGSGIIEWETRGGEINSIETVSPAELKQYLSASRDIAILDVRKNEELARARSLGNSIHIPLHDLKVRAQELPDNRTIYILCASGVRSTIAASILKMAGKKPAVILGGLAGWHAAKQIEN
- a CDS encoding RNA polymerase sigma factor, translated to MLSFIDIYRTHHKTIYRYFLYVTANTSLAEDLTQETFFQAFLSCGTFKEQSAPLTWLMAIARRVYLKHLRQDKKHLHLDTVQNSVCPSRENKPEHVWDNKELSREIIQVLQLLPESYRTVIILREIEECSFEEIGAVLEKSPASVRVILSRAKKRFRELYCQKI
- a CDS encoding Txe/YoeB family addiction module toxin; the encoded protein is MNKIWSNQAWEEYLYWQTQDKKTLKRINLLIKDIDRNGYEGIGKPEPLGENLSGFWSRRIDEKNRLVYRIHEGNIEIAQCKTHYQDK